One window from the genome of Echinicola vietnamensis DSM 17526 encodes:
- a CDS encoding recombinase family protein, with the protein MMETADLYVRVSTDEQADKGYSQRNQEEVLVRYCNNHGITVNRVIYEDFSAKTFYRPEWSRLLGQLKEKGNKSNLVLFTKWDRFSRNAGDAYMMINTLRKLGVEPQAIEQPLDLSIPENKMMLAFYLAAPEVENDRRALNIFHGMRRGLKEGRWLWMAPFGYRNARDSFKRPIIEIEEEEAAHVKWIFENLAAANYSSEQVLLHARRRGAKLPKNKFWRIVRNPFYCGKLYVPEFNGEKGHFVKAQHQALISEDLFYRVQDALQLKKRKRRTEIVSPEEIPLRGFLKCPKCSRNLTASASKGRNQYYHYYHCTSKCGVRFKAKDVNTSFRKFLSKYKPKKGMIDLFEMIFNQAFLSENKIDLSEKRKLKTAIEKLEQKISKTRDLYIDEKLDIEDYRVVKRRCEEEIERLEAKGTKIESIITQDIPEKVKKALGMAERLDLFFDTADLGIKRKIIGSIFPENIVFDGKQHRTARVNEFFRAIYKINSMIACKKISPKSKNSTLDRVVDPLGLEPRLF; encoded by the coding sequence ATGATGGAAACGGCTGATTTGTATGTAAGGGTGAGTACAGACGAACAAGCAGACAAAGGTTACTCACAGCGGAACCAAGAAGAGGTATTGGTAAGGTATTGTAATAATCATGGAATTACCGTCAACCGGGTGATATATGAAGATTTTTCTGCTAAAACATTTTATCGTCCAGAATGGTCTAGACTTCTTGGGCAACTTAAAGAGAAAGGGAATAAGAGTAACCTCGTGCTATTTACCAAATGGGATCGCTTTAGTCGAAATGCCGGAGATGCCTATATGATGATCAATACCCTCCGAAAGCTGGGGGTAGAGCCACAAGCCATCGAACAACCCTTGGACTTGTCAATCCCTGAAAATAAAATGATGTTGGCCTTTTATCTGGCAGCACCCGAAGTAGAGAATGATCGTAGGGCATTGAATATATTTCATGGTATGCGGAGAGGATTAAAGGAAGGTAGATGGCTTTGGATGGCACCCTTTGGATATAGAAATGCTAGGGATAGTTTTAAACGTCCTATTATAGAGATTGAGGAGGAAGAGGCAGCTCATGTAAAATGGATTTTCGAAAACCTTGCAGCTGCTAATTACTCCTCAGAACAGGTGCTTTTGCATGCCAGAAGAAGAGGGGCTAAACTGCCAAAAAATAAGTTTTGGAGGATTGTTAGAAATCCGTTCTATTGTGGGAAGCTTTATGTCCCTGAATTTAATGGTGAAAAGGGACATTTTGTAAAAGCTCAACATCAAGCCTTGATTTCAGAGGATCTGTTTTATAGGGTGCAGGATGCGTTACAGTTGAAAAAGAGAAAGCGGAGAACTGAAATTGTAAGTCCAGAAGAGATTCCTTTAAGAGGTTTCTTAAAATGTCCTAAATGCAGCAGGAACCTTACAGCAAGTGCTTCAAAAGGTAGGAACCAATATTATCATTATTACCACTGTACATCAAAATGTGGTGTGAGGTTTAAGGCCAAGGATGTAAATACCTCCTTCAGAAAATTCCTATCGAAATACAAGCCCAAAAAGGGTATGATAGACTTATTCGAAATGATCTTTAATCAAGCTTTTTTAAGCGAAAATAAAATTGACCTGAGCGAAAAAAGAAAGCTGAAAACAGCCATAGAAAAACTGGAACAAAAGATTTCCAAAACCAGGGATTTGTACATTGATGAAAAACTGGATATTGAGGATTATCGAGTGGTAAAAAGAAGGTGCGAAGAGGAAATAGAACGATTGGAAGCCAAAGGGACAAAAATCGAATCAATCATTACCCAGGATATTCCAGAGAAAGTCAAAAAGGCCCTTGGAATGGCTGAGAGGCTTGATTTATTTTTCGATACTGCTGATTTGGGAATTAAAAGAAAGATAATTGGTTCGATCTTCCCCGAAAATATCGTCTTTGATGGTAAGCAACATCGAACCGCTCGGGTGAACGAATTCTTTCGGGCTATCTATAAGATTAACAGTATGATAGCCTGTAAAAAAATAAGTCCAAAGTCGAAAAATTCAACTTTGGACCGAGTTGTTGACCCACTAGGGCTCGAACCTAGACTCTTCTGA
- a CDS encoding JAB domain-containing protein — protein sequence MDIKNINLVSNQVSEIILSYQPEIKLSDLPKITSSKEAYELLIGNWDQSKLRFIEQFKVMLLNRANKVLGIVNISTGGISGTVADPKLIFASALKTNSSAIILSHNHPSGNRMPSRTDRILTKKIVELGVLMELPVIDHIIVTSESYYSFSDEGGL from the coding sequence ATGGATATCAAGAACATAAATCTCGTGTCAAACCAAGTATCAGAAATAATTTTGAGCTATCAGCCGGAAATCAAGTTGTCAGACTTGCCAAAAATCACTTCATCCAAGGAAGCATATGAACTGTTAATTGGGAATTGGGATCAATCCAAACTGCGATTTATAGAGCAGTTTAAAGTGATGTTGTTGAACCGGGCCAATAAGGTTCTCGGAATCGTAAATATATCTACTGGGGGTATATCTGGAACTGTGGCTGATCCCAAGTTGATTTTTGCCAGTGCTTTAAAGACCAATAGTTCAGCAATCATCTTAAGCCATAATCATCCCTCGGGAAATCGTATGCCAAGTAGGACAGATAGGATACTTACCAAAAAGATAGTTGAATTGGGAGTATTGATGGAACTGCCAGTAATTGATCATATTATTGTGACCTCTGAAAGTTATTATTCATTCTCAGATGAAGGAGGGCTGTAA
- a CDS encoding IS1595-like element ISEvi2 family transposase, whose protein sequence is MNIINFINRFPDESSCVEFIRQKRGQAGIVCKRCDCTKHYWLANKKSFQCSSCSFRTSIKSGTVMENSNLPIRTWLLAMTFITATKKGFSASELQRQLGMKRYEPVFRMYHKLRKVMGKRDDIYRLEDMVEYDEAFVGQATKSPNKLKRGRGSQKRSIVAVMAESTVLEDLETGKSDKSCRYFKMKKIKNLEAKTAQNLVREFIDPNSVLQTDMSTTFSDLSDCIDVHVKEISGTEKGHFNLKWVHIAISNLKKHLQTYHMISERMMQNYLDEFCYKLNRRYFGQKLFDRLIIAAIYPYWHDCG, encoded by the coding sequence ATGAATATCATCAACTTCATCAATCGGTTTCCTGACGAATCTTCCTGTGTCGAGTTTATCAGGCAGAAAAGGGGCCAAGCTGGTATTGTCTGTAAAAGGTGCGACTGTACCAAGCATTATTGGTTGGCCAACAAAAAGTCCTTTCAATGCTCTTCCTGCAGCTTCCGAACAAGTATCAAAAGTGGTACGGTTATGGAAAACAGTAACCTTCCGATCAGGACATGGTTGTTGGCCATGACCTTCATTACAGCTACCAAGAAGGGATTCAGTGCATCGGAACTGCAAAGGCAGCTGGGCATGAAGCGATATGAACCTGTTTTCAGAATGTACCATAAGCTCCGCAAGGTCATGGGGAAACGCGATGATATCTACAGGCTTGAAGACATGGTCGAGTATGACGAGGCTTTTGTGGGCCAAGCCACCAAAAGCCCGAACAAGCTCAAACGAGGCAGGGGCAGCCAAAAACGGTCGATTGTGGCGGTAATGGCCGAATCAACGGTTTTGGAAGACCTTGAAACGGGCAAGTCCGACAAGAGCTGTAGATATTTTAAGATGAAGAAGATAAAGAACCTGGAGGCGAAAACTGCCCAGAATTTGGTCAGGGAATTTATTGATCCAAACTCCGTGCTTCAAACAGATATGAGCACCACCTTCTCAGACCTGAGTGATTGTATAGATGTGCATGTCAAGGAGATATCGGGAACCGAAAAGGGGCACTTCAACCTCAAATGGGTACACATTGCTATAAGTAACTTAAAGAAACACCTGCAGACATACCATATGATAAGTGAAAGAATGATGCAAAACTATCTTGACGAGTTCTGTTATAAGCTCAACAGAAGATATTTCGGTCAAAAACTATTTGACAGGCTCATCATTGCTGCTATTTATCCCTACTGGCATGATTGCGGATAA
- a CDS encoding DinB family protein, producing the protein MIMTQTELIILNFKEIRRRSIALWQGLPKSHYNWKPDENATTAIEMVRHVLEADYGWNIIINNGDMSTYSTPWKNRPFQSVEDELEFAKPYREIFLNSVQKFSDRELIENTIIHPGNGELKPLGQYLLRIGYHESVHAGQFISYLRGMGVERPFIWD; encoded by the coding sequence ATGATAATGACTCAAACTGAATTAATTATTTTAAATTTTAAAGAAATAAGGCGCAGAAGCATAGCACTCTGGCAGGGACTCCCCAAAAGCCATTATAATTGGAAACCTGATGAAAATGCAACAACTGCTATTGAAATGGTTAGGCACGTCCTAGAGGCTGACTACGGTTGGAATATTATCATTAATAATGGTGATATGTCAACTTACAGCACTCCATGGAAGAATAGACCCTTTCAGAGTGTTGAGGATGAACTTGAATTTGCTAAACCATATCGAGAAATATTTCTAAATAGTGTACAGAAGTTTTCAGACAGAGAGCTTATTGAAAACACTATTATTCATCCTGGTAATGGGGAATTGAAACCACTCGGACAATATTTATTACGAATAGGTTATCATGAATCTGTCCACGCAGGGCAATTTATTTCGTACCTGAGAGGAATGGGGGTAGAGCGACCATTTATTTGGGATTAA
- a CDS encoding type I restriction endonuclease subunit R: MTTQPEQVLENNLIKQLQQLGYQKVMIPDEAALLSNLKAQLEKHNKTQLSEQEFTQILNYINKGSIYDRAKILRDRVPYVNAQNETKTIELINQVHWCQNEFQVAQQISIEGKYKNRYDVTILINGLPLVQVELKRRGLELKEAFKQIERYGIHSYGTGQGLFQFIQFFIISNGVNTKYYANTPIKDRQFKQTFYWADTHNKLITQLSAFADVFMEPCHLSKMITKYVVLNESNKSLMVLRPYQFYATEAIIDRVKTTTKYGYIWHTTGSGKTLTSFKTSQILTNLPQVHKVVFVVDRKDLDYQTTKEFNSFSKGSIDGTNDTGTLVKQLAGDNKLIVTTIQKLNTAVTKKRFFHKLETLQDKRIVFIFDECHRSQFGKTHESIKSFFVNGQMFGFTGTPIFEENAGTNEYGKRTTTMLFQDCLHKYVITDAIRDENVLKFSIEYIQTFKRKDQVQDINVEAIDEAEVMEASPRLNNIVDYIITHHKRKTHNQRFTAIFCVPSVEVLIRYYVLFKKKAVEEQHDYKIATIFSYGANDELLGKDEQDNTNHFNISSRVSIAAEDAGPYGQATIKHPREFLDDFISDYNQTFGSNYSTKDSQTFYNYYQNIAKRVKNQEIDILLVVNMFLTGFDSKHLNTLYVDKNLQYHGLIQAYSRTNRILDERKSQGNIVCFRNLKKNTDKAIKLFSNIEAKDEIIIAPYEEYVRKFNELFIDMLKIAPTINSVNSLKTEEDELAFIKAFRELMRVRNVLKTFTEFEHDDLSMTDQGFEDYKSKYLDLYDKTRSQNQKEKVSILDDIDFELELIHRDEVNVAYIVKLLGQLKDAKPEEREKQQKAIVDMVSGDTQLRSKLKLIEKFINENLPKVQDSDDVSDEFDAFWTKEKMQAIEDLSKEEHLDMEKLQGVIGNYMFTEKRPLRDDVIGMMKKRPGLRERRTVAERVTDKVLGYVETFINGVSRV; the protein is encoded by the coding sequence ATGACCACACAGCCTGAACAGGTACTGGAAAATAACCTTATCAAGCAGTTGCAGCAACTGGGCTATCAGAAAGTGATGATTCCAGATGAAGCAGCTTTATTGAGCAATTTAAAAGCCCAGCTTGAAAAGCACAATAAGACCCAGCTAAGTGAGCAGGAGTTTACCCAAATCCTAAACTATATCAATAAAGGCAGTATCTATGACAGGGCCAAGATCCTGCGTGATCGGGTTCCCTATGTCAATGCCCAAAATGAAACCAAGACCATTGAGCTGATCAATCAGGTACACTGGTGCCAAAATGAATTTCAAGTGGCCCAGCAGATCAGCATAGAAGGCAAATACAAGAACCGCTATGATGTGACCATCCTGATCAATGGACTTCCCTTGGTACAGGTGGAGCTAAAGCGTAGGGGACTTGAACTAAAAGAAGCTTTTAAGCAGATAGAACGCTATGGGATTCACTCTTATGGGACTGGTCAAGGCCTGTTTCAGTTTATCCAGTTTTTTATCATCAGTAATGGGGTCAATACCAAGTACTATGCGAATACTCCTATAAAAGACAGGCAGTTCAAACAGACCTTTTACTGGGCGGACACACATAATAAACTAATCACACAGCTTTCTGCCTTTGCGGATGTATTTATGGAGCCTTGTCACCTCTCCAAGATGATCACCAAGTATGTGGTTTTGAACGAATCCAACAAATCCCTGATGGTCTTGAGACCCTATCAATTTTATGCTACAGAGGCCATTATCGATCGGGTAAAGACCACAACCAAGTACGGTTATATCTGGCATACTACTGGATCTGGCAAGACGCTGACTTCATTTAAAACTAGCCAGATATTGACCAATCTTCCACAGGTGCATAAGGTGGTCTTTGTGGTGGACAGGAAGGACTTGGATTATCAGACCACCAAGGAGTTTAACAGCTTTAGCAAAGGAAGTATAGACGGTACCAATGATACCGGAACCTTGGTAAAGCAATTGGCAGGCGATAATAAATTGATCGTAACTACCATACAAAAACTCAATACTGCGGTCACCAAAAAGCGCTTTTTCCATAAACTGGAAACCCTGCAGGACAAGCGCATCGTCTTTATATTTGATGAATGTCATCGTAGTCAGTTTGGCAAGACCCATGAAAGCATCAAAAGCTTTTTTGTGAATGGGCAGATGTTTGGCTTTACGGGGACACCGATTTTTGAGGAAAATGCAGGTACCAATGAATACGGTAAGCGGACTACCACCATGCTCTTTCAGGATTGCCTCCATAAGTATGTGATCACTGATGCCATACGGGATGAAAATGTATTGAAATTTTCGATAGAATATATCCAGACCTTTAAGCGTAAGGATCAGGTTCAGGATATCAATGTAGAGGCTATTGATGAAGCGGAAGTGATGGAAGCCTCTCCTCGATTAAATAATATTGTTGATTATATCATCACCCACCATAAGCGAAAAACCCATAACCAACGTTTTACGGCCATCTTCTGTGTGCCCAGTGTGGAAGTATTGATCCGTTATTATGTATTGTTCAAGAAAAAAGCAGTAGAAGAGCAACATGATTATAAAATCGCCACCATCTTCTCCTATGGTGCCAATGATGAGTTATTGGGCAAAGATGAACAGGATAATACCAATCATTTCAATATCTCTTCAAGAGTGAGTATTGCGGCAGAAGATGCCGGACCTTATGGACAAGCCACCATCAAGCATCCTCGGGAGTTTTTGGATGACTTTATCAGTGACTATAACCAGACCTTTGGGTCTAACTATAGTACCAAGGACAGCCAGACCTTTTATAATTATTACCAGAATATTGCTAAGCGGGTGAAAAATCAGGAAATAGATATTCTTCTGGTGGTGAATATGTTCTTGACCGGTTTTGACAGCAAGCACCTCAATACCCTCTATGTTGATAAAAACCTACAATACCATGGATTGATACAGGCTTATTCCAGAACGAACAGAATCCTAGATGAGCGCAAATCACAAGGAAATATCGTCTGCTTCCGGAACCTGAAGAAAAACACCGATAAGGCTATTAAACTCTTTTCCAATATTGAAGCCAAAGATGAAATCATCATCGCTCCCTATGAAGAGTATGTACGAAAATTCAATGAGCTGTTTATCGATATGCTCAAAATCGCTCCTACCATCAATAGTGTTAACAGCCTAAAAACCGAGGAGGATGAGTTGGCTTTTATTAAGGCCTTTAGGGAATTGATGCGGGTACGTAATGTATTGAAGACCTTCACGGAATTTGAGCACGATGATCTTTCTATGACTGATCAGGGGTTTGAAGATTATAAAAGCAAGTATCTGGACCTTTATGATAAAACTCGCAGCCAAAACCAAAAGGAGAAAGTATCCATATTGGATGATATTGATTTTGAGTTAGAGCTGATCCACCGAGACGAGGTAAATGTAGCTTATATTGTTAAGCTGCTAGGTCAGCTAAAAGATGCCAAACCAGAAGAAAGGGAAAAGCAGCAAAAGGCTATTGTAGATATGGTTTCTGGAGATACACAGCTAAGAAGTAAACTCAAGCTGATAGAGAAGTTTATCAATGAAAACCTTCCCAAGGTACAGGATTCAGATGATGTATCGGATGAATTTGATGCTTTCTGGACCAAGGAAAAGATGCAGGCCATTGAGGACTTGAGCAAGGAGGAGCACCTTGATATGGAAAAGCTGCAGGGTGTTATTGGCAATTATATGTTTACAGAAAAGCGGCCTTTGCGGGATGATGTAATAGGGATGATGAAAAAACGACCAGGATTACGGGAGCGACGTACCGTTGCAGAACGGGTGACTGATAAGGTGTTAGGCTATGTAGAGACCTTTATCAATGGAGTGAGTAGGGTTTAG
- a CDS encoding IS4 family transposase, with product MGKSSNFSGQPIFNQLIKFIDKGEVREIARRHNAERYVKKFTTYNHLIVMLFVAFEGYHSIRETLVGLLANAHRLAHLGLNYVVRRSTLSEANKRRVSDVFADIYMSVYQRHGDSLTDSRLKDADMKRLYIMDSTTISLFKDILKGVGRNPKTGKKKGGIKAHTIIRASDHVPYLVRYSAAVRHDHTFLDEVFNLPGGSIITFDKGYVDYGKYEVLTESGIWYVTRLKDNAVYQARKEFNIPDQADSGVLKDEEIILRYGKNKQQEHRSRRIAYWDSKSERLFEFITNNFEMAAEKIALIYKRRWQIELLFKQLKQNFPLKYFLGDNENAIEIQIWSAMLANLLLTLIKSQVKRKWAFSNLVSLVRQQLMNYISLYRFLEDPEGSWRAIIQEDILKNQNTLFPEMRGACS from the coding sequence ATGGGCAAAAGTAGTAATTTTAGCGGACAGCCGATATTCAATCAGTTAATAAAGTTCATTGACAAGGGGGAGGTAAGGGAGATAGCCCGCAGGCATAATGCGGAGCGTTATGTGAAGAAGTTCACGACTTATAACCACTTGATAGTAATGCTGTTTGTAGCATTTGAGGGCTATCATTCCATTCGTGAGACACTTGTCGGTTTGTTGGCCAATGCCCATAGATTGGCCCATTTGGGTCTGAACTATGTGGTAAGGCGGAGTACGTTATCAGAAGCCAACAAACGACGTGTGAGCGATGTGTTCGCCGATATATACATGAGTGTGTACCAAAGGCATGGTGACAGTTTAACGGACAGCCGGTTGAAGGATGCTGATATGAAGAGGCTCTATATTATGGATTCTACCACCATTAGTCTGTTCAAGGATATTCTCAAGGGAGTAGGCAGGAACCCTAAAACGGGCAAAAAGAAAGGAGGTATTAAGGCCCACACCATCATCAGGGCGAGTGACCATGTTCCTTATCTTGTCCGTTACAGTGCGGCTGTCCGACATGACCATACCTTCCTGGATGAGGTTTTCAACCTGCCCGGGGGCTCTATCATCACTTTTGATAAGGGATATGTGGATTATGGAAAATATGAGGTCCTGACCGAAAGCGGGATATGGTATGTGACCAGGTTAAAAGACAATGCTGTCTATCAGGCCCGAAAGGAGTTTAATATTCCTGATCAGGCAGATTCCGGAGTACTCAAGGATGAAGAAATCATCTTACGATATGGCAAGAACAAGCAACAGGAGCACCGTTCCAGGAGAATAGCCTATTGGGACAGCAAAAGTGAACGCCTGTTTGAGTTCATTACCAATAATTTTGAGATGGCAGCAGAGAAGATAGCACTCATCTATAAAAGACGCTGGCAGATAGAGCTATTATTCAAACAGCTTAAGCAGAACTTCCCTTTAAAGTACTTCTTGGGCGACAATGAAAATGCCATAGAAATACAGATATGGTCGGCCATGTTGGCCAATCTCCTTTTGACCTTGATCAAAAGCCAGGTCAAAAGGAAATGGGCTTTCTCCAACTTGGTATCCCTGGTCAGACAGCAATTAATGAATTATATCAGCTTGTATAGGTTCCTGGAGGATCCGGAAGGAAGCTGGAGAGCCATCATACAAGAAGATATTTTGAAAAATCAAAACACACTGTTCCCTGAGATGAGGGGGGCTTGCTCCTGA
- a CDS encoding Abi family protein: protein MLYEKKPTSIDEQIALLLERGMIIKNIPLAKKYLSHVSYYRLVGYWYPMFADKETHEFKENSRFEDAISLYNFDHKLRMLLFDVIEKIEISLRTKMIYHLSHEFDPWWFQDSNLFINIPSLVKTLGNLEEEVERCKDIFMKEHKKKYKDDLRFPPSWKSLELTSLGGLSKLYGNLKPSVKSKDIIAGEYGAVNHTFLPSWLQSITQIRNYCAHHSRLWNKNLPGRPKLLSSPPHPWIEDLPKQHEFQKIYIHLCIMKYLLNTIQPNNSFTLRLAKLLEDFPTVDPNALGFKGNWKSEPLWS from the coding sequence ATGCTGTATGAAAAGAAACCTACTTCCATAGATGAACAAATAGCACTTTTGCTGGAGCGGGGAATGATTATCAAAAACATTCCATTAGCAAAAAAGTACCTTAGCCATGTCAGTTATTACCGCTTGGTAGGGTATTGGTACCCCATGTTTGCTGATAAAGAAACCCACGAGTTCAAGGAAAACAGCCGATTTGAAGATGCCATTTCCTTATATAATTTTGATCATAAACTTAGGATGCTGCTTTTTGATGTGATTGAAAAAATTGAAATCAGCTTGCGTACCAAAATGATCTACCATTTATCCCATGAATTTGACCCTTGGTGGTTCCAGGACAGCAACCTATTCATTAATATTCCTTCCTTAGTAAAAACACTTGGTAACTTGGAGGAGGAAGTAGAAAGATGCAAGGATATCTTTATGAAAGAACACAAGAAGAAATATAAAGATGACCTCAGGTTCCCCCCTTCCTGGAAAAGTTTAGAGCTTACAAGTTTAGGAGGCTTGTCCAAACTCTATGGAAATTTAAAACCTTCTGTAAAATCCAAGGATATCATTGCCGGAGAATATGGCGCGGTAAACCATACATTTCTCCCCAGTTGGCTTCAGTCCATTACCCAAATCAGGAATTATTGTGCCCATCATAGTCGCTTATGGAATAAAAATTTACCGGGAAGACCAAAGCTATTATCTTCACCACCACACCCATGGATTGAAGATCTACCTAAGCAACATGAATTCCAGAAAATATATATCCACCTGTGCATCATGAAGTACCTTTTGAATACCATCCAGCCCAACAATTCTTTTACCTTGAGGTTGGCCAAACTTCTGGAGGATTTCCCTACAGTGGATCCCAATGCATTAGGTTTTAAGGGAAATTGGAAAAGCGAACCTTTATGGTCTTAA
- a CDS encoding tyrosine-type recombinase/integrase — MLKQMTISEVITLWKTDKKQYVKKSSFSAYVLLIENHILPEFGNECQLSESRVQDFIFRKLDQGLSQKTVKDMLIVLKMILKFGVKNQWLRDSPLDIRFPTEREKQHIEVLSKSQQKKIMQHIQQHFTFRNLGIYICLSTGLRIGEVCALSWEDVDTDMGIIRVSKSIQRIYTIENEIRKTELILDTPKTKNSIREIPISRDLLRLLKPIKKIMNPAFFVLTNEQKPTEPRTYRSYYQKFMEELNMTGLKFHGLRHSFATRCIESNCDYKTVSVLLGHSNISTTLNLYVHPNMEQKKKAIDKMAMALK, encoded by the coding sequence ATGTTAAAACAAATGACTATTTCGGAAGTGATCACATTATGGAAAACTGACAAAAAGCAATATGTAAAAAAGTCCAGCTTTTCGGCTTATGTACTGCTGATCGAAAATCATATCCTTCCGGAATTTGGTAATGAATGTCAACTCAGTGAAAGTAGGGTCCAGGATTTTATTTTCCGAAAATTGGACCAAGGTCTTAGCCAGAAAACCGTAAAAGATATGCTGATTGTTTTGAAAATGATTTTGAAATTCGGTGTGAAAAACCAGTGGCTTAGAGATAGCCCATTGGATATCCGGTTTCCAACAGAACGAGAAAAACAACATATAGAAGTTCTGAGCAAGTCCCAGCAGAAAAAGATCATGCAGCATATACAGCAGCATTTTACTTTCAGAAATCTGGGCATTTATATTTGTTTGAGTACTGGTCTACGTATCGGTGAGGTCTGTGCCCTCTCCTGGGAAGATGTAGATACCGACATGGGAATCATTCGTGTGAGCAAATCCATCCAGCGGATTTATACAATAGAGAATGAAATAAGGAAAACAGAACTGATATTGGATACGCCTAAAACGAAGAACTCCATCCGTGAGATTCCTATCAGTCGGGATTTATTGCGCTTGCTGAAACCTATTAAGAAAATTATGAACCCCGCTTTTTTCGTCCTTACCAATGAGCAAAAGCCTACTGAGCCGAGAACTTATAGAAGTTACTATCAGAAATTTATGGAAGAATTAAATATGACCGGGCTAAAGTTTCATGGTTTGCGTCACAGCTTTGCGACACGCTGTATAGAAAGCAATTGTGATTATAAAACGGTGAGTGTCTTGCTGGGCCATTCGAATATTAGCACTACCCTTAATCTGTATGTTCATCCGAATATGGAGCAAAAGAAAAAAGCCATTGATAAAATGGCCATGGCCTTGAAGTAG
- a CDS encoding restriction endonuclease subunit S — protein METYPQKLEVVKTPKGGESVYHTSGIPFIRSQNVIDNSLILDHTCIPEEMHESMKSSKVLAGDILLNITGGSIGRSCVVPTNFKEGNVNQHVSIIRLKKDNPNFLQSILSSWRGQKLIFEGQTGSGREGLNFESIKGFKVSFPTVSEQQKIASFLSLLSERIKTQIKIIEELQSQKNSLSKKLLSCQVRFLEHIEKWKEVKIGDVVKIGSGKDYKHLAEGEVPVFGTGGYMTSVDSCLYEGETVCIGRKGTIDKPFYYNGKIWTVDTLFFTHSYKSILPRFLFYVFEQINWLKFNEASGVPSLSKSTIEKIAIKIPSVKEQQKITTTLFAIDQKIDLESKHLELLKQQKRYFLQNLFI, from the coding sequence TTGGAGACCTATCCTCAAAAATTGGAAGTGGTAAAAACACCAAAAGGAGGTGAGAGTGTATATCATACTTCTGGAATACCTTTTATCAGGAGTCAGAACGTAATAGATAACTCTCTTATATTGGATCATACATGTATTCCTGAAGAAATGCATGAAAGTATGAAAAGTAGTAAAGTTTTGGCGGGTGATATTCTTCTGAATATTACTGGAGGATCAATAGGACGAAGCTGTGTCGTTCCAACGAATTTTAAAGAAGGTAATGTAAATCAACATGTTTCAATAATACGGCTGAAAAAAGATAATCCAAATTTTCTTCAATCAATTCTAAGCTCATGGCGTGGTCAAAAGCTAATTTTTGAAGGTCAAACTGGCAGTGGACGTGAAGGCTTAAATTTCGAAAGCATTAAAGGATTTAAAGTATCATTTCCAACAGTATCTGAGCAACAGAAAATTGCCAGTTTCTTATCTTTATTAAGCGAACGAATCAAAACCCAAATCAAAATCATTGAGGAGTTGCAGTCCCAAAAGAATTCTCTAAGCAAAAAATTATTGTCATGTCAAGTTCGTTTTTTGGAACACATTGAAAAGTGGAAGGAGGTTAAGATTGGTGATGTTGTCAAAATTGGAAGCGGTAAAGATTATAAACATCTAGCTGAAGGAGAAGTACCTGTGTTTGGAACAGGTGGGTACATGACATCCGTTGATTCCTGCCTTTATGAGGGAGAAACCGTATGTATTGGCAGAAAAGGAACCATAGATAAACCATTCTACTATAATGGAAAGATCTGGACCGTCGACACTTTGTTTTTTACTCATTCCTATAAGAGCATTTTACCTCGATTCCTATTTTATGTTTTTGAGCAGATAAATTGGTTGAAATTTAATGAAGCCTCAGGGGTGCCAAGTCTTTCGAAAAGTACCATAGAGAAAATTGCAATTAAAATCCCAAGTGTTAAAGAACAACAAAAAATCACCACCACTTTATTCGCAATAGATCAAAAAATAGATCTTGAATCCAAACATTTAGAGCTATTGAAGCAGCAAAAGCGATATTTCTTGCAAAATTTATTTATATAA